From one Geoalkalibacter halelectricus genomic stretch:
- the yihA gene encoding ribosome biogenesis GTP-binding protein YihA/YsxC produces the protein MFTPQEKNLFPHRGRILQIKSTAFLKSAVHPEHYPEGGMPEIAFAGRSNVGKSSMINCLLNRRALVRTSSTPGRTQLLNFFTINDAFNLVDLPGYGFAKVPLAVKRSWGPMIRTYLEKRRNLRGVVLILDIRRIPGEEDLQFLDWLEEYQIPTIAVITKADKVTRGQRREHVRKIAAACGLPEDAFTLFSATSREGRADVWERVAQALDSGENP, from the coding sequence ATGTTCACCCCTCAAGAAAAAAACCTCTTCCCCCACCGAGGTCGTATTTTGCAGATCAAGTCCACCGCCTTTCTCAAAAGCGCCGTCCACCCCGAGCATTACCCCGAGGGCGGGATGCCGGAAATCGCCTTCGCCGGCCGCAGCAACGTCGGCAAAAGCTCGATGATCAACTGCCTGCTCAATCGCCGCGCCCTGGTGCGCACCTCGTCCACACCGGGGCGCACCCAGTTGCTCAACTTCTTCACCATCAACGACGCCTTTAACCTGGTCGACCTGCCCGGTTACGGCTTCGCCAAGGTGCCGCTGGCGGTCAAGCGCAGTTGGGGCCCCATGATCCGTACCTACCTGGAGAAACGCCGCAACCTGCGCGGCGTGGTGCTGATTCTCGACATCCGCCGCATCCCCGGTGAGGAAGACCTGCAGTTTCTCGATTGGCTCGAGGAATATCAAATTCCCACCATTGCCGTCATCACCAAGGCCGACAAGGTAACCCGCGGACAACGCCGGGAGCACGTGCGGAAAATCGCCGCCGCCTGCGGCCTGCCTGAGGACGCCTTCACTCTGTTTTCCGCCACCAGCCGCGAGGGCCGTGCGGATGTCTGGGAGCGCGTCGCGCAGGCCCTGGACTCCGGGGAAAACCCTTGA
- a CDS encoding ferritin, with amino-acid sequence MLSQKLQDALNEQMKNEFFSAYLYKAMAAYFEAEDLPGFAVWMRVQAMEEMTHGEKFFNFICEAGGRAVMLPIDAPRGDYASAYDVFEYALEHEYFVTDRINKLMDLAREESNHAAQIFLQWFVTEQVEEEASFGLMKKKLKRVDGDGRGLLMLDQEAGARTFVAPAGMTVTGA; translated from the coding sequence ATGCTGAGCCAAAAGTTGCAGGATGCCCTTAACGAACAAATGAAGAATGAGTTTTTCTCCGCCTATCTCTACAAGGCCATGGCGGCCTATTTCGAGGCCGAGGATCTGCCGGGCTTCGCCGTGTGGATGCGTGTGCAGGCCATGGAGGAGATGACCCACGGGGAAAAATTCTTCAATTTCATCTGCGAGGCCGGCGGCAGGGCGGTCATGCTGCCCATCGACGCGCCCAGGGGCGACTACGCCTCGGCCTACGATGTGTTTGAGTATGCCCTGGAGCACGAGTACTTTGTCACCGACCGCATCAACAAGCTCATGGATCTGGCGCGCGAGGAGAGCAACCACGCCGCGCAGATCTTTTTGCAGTGGTTCGTGACCGAGCAGGTCGAGGAGGAGGCGAGCTTCGGGCTGATGAAGAAAAAGCTCAAACGCGTCGACGGCGACGGCCGTGGGCTGCTCATGCTCGATCAGGAGGCCGGTGCTCGAACCTTCGTGGCGCCGGCGGGAATGACCGTGACCGGTGCCTGA
- a CDS encoding RNA methyltransferase, producing MSVSRISERLAVILVEPRHPGNIGMVCRAMANFGVRDLRLVNPCAHLHPEAHKFAVFASELLGEARVFATLADALADLEVSVATTRRPGRLRAELLDLAQIPRQLETHALSGRIGLVFGREDAGLTNAEVAACRYAATIATQAHTGSLNLAQAVVVSLYELCRAAPPATGEDVRASATEGELAGLYAEMEAVLRRIAFLNPACPEAQMNPLRDIFRRAGLTSAETGMLRGLWSQLAWSIRDWRGPRKGGGGADEPA from the coding sequence ATGTCCGTCTCCCGTATTTCCGAGCGCCTCGCCGTCATTCTGGTCGAGCCCCGTCACCCCGGCAATATCGGCATGGTCTGCCGGGCCATGGCCAATTTCGGGGTCAGGGATCTGCGCCTGGTCAATCCCTGTGCGCACCTGCACCCCGAGGCGCATAAGTTTGCCGTGTTCGCATCCGAGCTGCTCGGTGAGGCGCGGGTTTTCGCGACTCTGGCCGACGCCCTGGCGGACCTCGAGGTCAGCGTGGCGACCACCCGTCGACCCGGGCGCCTGCGCGCCGAGTTGCTCGACCTCGCGCAAATTCCGCGCCAGCTGGAAACCCATGCGTTGAGCGGTCGGATCGGGCTGGTGTTCGGCCGCGAGGATGCCGGATTGACCAACGCCGAGGTGGCCGCGTGCCGCTATGCGGCAACCATCGCCACCCAGGCGCACACCGGCTCCCTCAATCTGGCCCAGGCGGTGGTGGTCAGTCTGTATGAACTCTGCCGCGCCGCGCCCCCTGCCACGGGAGAGGATGTGCGCGCCTCCGCCACCGAGGGGGAACTGGCCGGCCTGTATGCCGAGATGGAAGCTGTTCTGCGGCGCATTGCATTTCTTAATCCCGCCTGCCCCGAGGCGCAGATGAATCCCTTGCGCGACATTTTTCGGCGCGCCGGACTCACGTCCGCCGAGACCGGCATGCTGCGCGGGCTCTGGAGTCAGCTGGCCTGGAGCATCCGCGATTGGCGCGGGCCGCGCAAGGGCGGCGGCGGGGCTGACGAACCGGCTTGA
- a CDS encoding diguanylate cyclase codes for MEQGRTAALEKYPVLIVEDNPPVCHTLQDTLEGAGHVATCVSSGLQALAQLEQGYFPIVITDLVIPGMDGLELCRVIRERFREYYIYILVLTARDSHEDLIQGLEAGADEYLIKPVTEVELRARLKIARRILELESSLKQSLEEFKSLSVRDSLTGFFNRRYLAEHLPQEIKRAVRYGRPLSLFLFDLDHFKKINDQFGHGVGDEILRQVGSCVAETLRQDLDWTVRYGGEEFLVVLPETDLEGARIVAERLRLCLAQRQVATAHGSASTTASFGIASLPRVSPRQRLAMEALIECADRCLYEAKSEGRNRVKGQNL; via the coding sequence ATGGAGCAAGGTCGCACGGCAGCGCTGGAGAAATATCCGGTATTGATCGTTGAGGACAACCCGCCGGTGTGCCACACGCTGCAGGACACCCTGGAAGGGGCCGGCCATGTCGCGACCTGCGTCAGCAGCGGCCTGCAGGCCCTCGCGCAACTAGAACAAGGCTATTTTCCCATCGTTATAACCGATTTGGTCATCCCCGGCATGGACGGGCTGGAGCTGTGCCGGGTCATCCGTGAGCGGTTTCGCGAATATTACATCTACATCCTGGTGCTCACCGCGCGCGATTCCCACGAGGATCTGATTCAAGGCCTGGAGGCGGGCGCGGACGAATATCTGATCAAGCCCGTTACGGAGGTGGAACTGCGCGCGCGGCTCAAAATCGCGCGGCGCATCCTCGAACTGGAAAGCTCCCTGAAGCAAAGCCTGGAAGAGTTCAAGAGTCTCTCGGTGAGGGATTCGCTCACCGGTTTTTTCAACCGCCGCTACCTCGCCGAGCACCTGCCCCAGGAGATCAAGCGCGCCGTGCGTTACGGCCGGCCCCTGTCCCTGTTTCTTTTTGACCTCGATCACTTCAAGAAGATCAACGACCAGTTCGGGCATGGCGTGGGCGATGAAATATTGCGGCAGGTCGGAAGCTGCGTTGCCGAGACCCTGCGTCAGGATCTGGATTGGACGGTGCGCTACGGCGGCGAGGAGTTCCTGGTGGTTCTTCCGGAAACCGACCTTGAGGGAGCCAGAATAGTCGCCGAGCGTCTGCGGCTCTGTCTGGCGCAGCGTCAGGTGGCCACTGCGCACGGCAGCGCCTCGACCACCGCCAGCTTCGGTATCGCCAGCCTCCCCCGCGTCTCTCCCCGGCAGCGCCTGGCCATGGAAGCCTTGATTGAATGCGCGGATCGCTGTTTGTACGAGGCCAAGAGTGAAGGGCGCAATCGCGTCAAGGGGCAGAATCTATGA
- a CDS encoding NAD-dependent epimerase/dehydratase family protein — MSLAAIPMERMFIVGCGDLGRRVARLGLDRGLAVGGLVRSEEQARVLAHSGISPCVAHLDARDSLHLPDLSGAGVFYFAPPQGGGFSDVRVKNFLAALAGVGLPARLLYLSTSGVYGAAGDQPVCETAPAQPVTARARRRFDAEESLRAWGEQHGVSVITLRVTNIYGPGRLPIVHLQNGHPLLAEEQSRPTSRIHSEDLARICLSAVEHGGPAEVFNVCDLEPCSTTAYFTAVAESLGIACPPQVSLDEARRVMKPLLFNYFTESRLLNNKKMLNSLSVRLHYPRLRDGLAASLSQE; from the coding sequence ATGAGTCTGGCCGCCATTCCCATGGAGCGTATGTTCATTGTCGGGTGCGGCGACCTGGGTCGGCGCGTGGCGCGGCTGGGGCTGGATCGCGGTCTGGCGGTGGGCGGCTTGGTGCGCAGTGAGGAGCAGGCGCGCGTCCTCGCCCATTCAGGCATCAGCCCCTGTGTGGCCCATCTCGATGCGCGCGACTCCCTGCACCTGCCGGATCTCAGCGGTGCCGGGGTGTTTTATTTCGCTCCGCCCCAAGGCGGGGGATTTAGCGATGTGCGGGTGAAAAATTTTCTCGCCGCCCTGGCCGGTGTCGGGCTGCCCGCGCGTCTGCTCTATTTGAGCACCAGCGGCGTGTACGGCGCTGCCGGCGATCAACCGGTTTGCGAGACCGCGCCGGCACAACCGGTGACTGCGCGCGCCCGGCGACGTTTCGACGCCGAGGAAAGCTTGCGGGCCTGGGGCGAGCAGCATGGCGTGAGCGTGATTACCCTGCGCGTCACCAACATTTACGGTCCGGGCCGGTTGCCCATCGTTCATCTGCAAAACGGACACCCCTTGCTCGCCGAGGAGCAGAGCAGGCCCACCAGCCGCATTCACAGTGAGGATTTGGCGCGCATCTGCCTGAGCGCCGTGGAGCACGGCGGCCCCGCGGAGGTGTTCAACGTTTGCGACCTCGAGCCTTGCTCAACTACCGCCTATTTCACCGCCGTGGCTGAGTCACTGGGGATTGCCTGCCCACCGCAGGTTTCGCTCGACGAGGCGCGGCGGGTCATGAAACCGCTTTTGTTTAATTATTTTACTGAGTCAAGATTGTTGAACAATAAAAAAATGTTGAACAGTCTGTCCGTGCGACTCCATTATCCGCGCTTGCGCGACGGTCTCGCGGCGAGCCTCAGCCAGGAGTGA
- a CDS encoding sulfite exporter TauE/SafE family protein translates to MASCCPTDLVTTGPLLLGMALATGLLGSGHCIGMCGGIIAALSLSVRQGGAGIWFQLAYHLGRLTTYGAMGAVLGWLGAMVVYTEGFQAAARMILIGADLLLIAAGLATAGLAGRRSPLELEWAAPRRLIGCALTRLRRWPVGLAALPLGLVFGLLPCGLLYAVALAATQSADPGRGALLMLAFGLGTVPALLLVGSAAAWLGRRGRRWMMRAAGVIVALMGFYQLVRHLGLLTPG, encoded by the coding sequence ATGGCTTCCTGCTGTCCGACGGATTTGGTGACGACCGGCCCGCTGCTGCTGGGCATGGCGCTGGCGACCGGCCTGCTCGGCTCGGGACATTGCATCGGCATGTGCGGCGGCATCATCGCCGCCCTTTCCTTGAGCGTGCGCCAGGGAGGGGCAGGAATCTGGTTTCAGCTGGCCTATCATCTCGGCCGCCTGACCACTTATGGCGCCATGGGAGCGGTGTTGGGTTGGCTGGGAGCGATGGTGGTCTATACGGAGGGATTTCAGGCGGCCGCGCGGATGATCCTCATCGGTGCGGACTTGCTGCTGATCGCGGCGGGACTGGCCACCGCCGGATTGGCCGGTCGTCGCAGCCCCCTGGAACTGGAGTGGGCGGCGCCGCGCCGCCTGATCGGCTGCGCCCTGACACGTTTGCGGCGCTGGCCCGTCGGCCTTGCGGCCTTGCCCCTCGGCCTGGTGTTCGGCCTCTTACCCTGCGGTCTGCTCTACGCCGTGGCCCTAGCCGCGACCCAGAGCGCCGACCCCGGCCGCGGCGCCTTGCTCATGCTGGCCTTCGGCCTGGGTACGGTGCCCGCCTTGCTGCTGGTGGGAAGTGCCGCCGCCTGGCTGGGGCGGCGTGGGAGACGCTGGATGATGCGCGCGGCAGGCGTGATCGTGGCCCTGATGGGATTCTATCAACTGGTGCGCCACCTCGGGCTGCTCACTCCTGGCTGA
- the ccoS gene encoding cbb3-type cytochrome oxidase assembly protein CcoS: MLQSTLILIILSLFVGAGVWLVFVWAVKKGEFDDIEGPKHRMLDDEQGSHAQRRPRRKP; this comes from the coding sequence ATGCTGCAATCGACCCTGATTCTCATCATCCTCTCCTTGTTCGTCGGCGCCGGTGTCTGGCTGGTGTTCGTGTGGGCGGTGAAGAAGGGCGAATTCGACGACATCGAGGGCCCCAAACACCGCATGCTCGACGACGAGCAGGGCTCCCATGCCCAGCGGCGCCCGAGAAGAAAACCCTGA
- a CDS encoding heavy metal translocating P-type ATPase, with amino-acid sequence MTPDAGSCTHCGLILTPAERIDARIGGVEHSFCCQGCRGAFEILTAAGLDDFYRRREDAVGLPTGAYENAYSAEYLANFTHADAKGAHLSFLVDGVRCAACVWLVEKMLERCAGVLQARLNYGNHRARVTFDPQQIDAAGIFAAVTRIGYLPRPMNIDEEQCRAEGERRSLLIRFGTALFLSMQLMGYSLALYAGYFQGMDAQAKQILHYFSAAVATPVVFYSGAPFLRGAGRSLRNGAPGMDLLIALGVLAAYGTSLHATFAGGEVYFDTAAMIVTLILAGRLFEGAARRRPPPRRARRRRRRGGGRGAAAPPPPPPATGIDLLLRLAPETARRLNGAHFEEVSAARIARGEVLEVRPGERFAVDAEVIEGETEVDEAAVSGEPLPVWRSPGARVAAGTLNLSARVRVRALTTAADSFIARVTRLVEEAQTRRAPIQLLVDRICALFVPAVMVLALGTFVFWSWHAAETSPLPAAVAVLVIACPCALGLATPMAVLVATGVGARHGILFRGGDILESSARLDLIAYDKTGTLTQGRPRVVAVHPATGSEDELLSLAAQAESGSNHPLAQAVVAEARRRALAFHPATAVRTLPGRGLEAETSAGCLRIGNEAFLQAAGVVLPEPATTGAATAVHIALEEQYQGVILLEDALRPEAAACLEQLKVMGFSQVLLTGDTPAAARRLAAILPLADAHGSLSPADKAAWITSARQSGRRVLMVGDGINDAPALTAAEVGCAMVGGTDIALESSDLVLTRPDLRHLIKALKLARRARTLIRQNLFWAFAYNLAALPLAATGQLTPVHAAAAMALSSVCVVANSLRLGNRKMLRDS; translated from the coding sequence ATGACCCCTGACGCAGGGAGCTGCACCCATTGCGGCCTGATCCTGACACCGGCCGAGCGGATCGACGCGCGCATCGGCGGCGTGGAGCACAGTTTCTGCTGCCAGGGCTGCCGTGGCGCCTTCGAGATCCTGACCGCCGCGGGACTGGATGATTTCTACCGCCGCCGCGAGGATGCGGTGGGGCTGCCCACGGGCGCCTACGAAAATGCTTACAGCGCGGAGTATCTGGCCAATTTCACCCACGCCGATGCGAAAGGAGCGCACCTGAGCTTTCTGGTCGACGGCGTTCGCTGCGCCGCCTGTGTCTGGTTGGTGGAGAAAATGCTCGAGCGCTGCGCCGGGGTGCTCCAGGCACGCCTCAATTACGGCAACCACCGCGCCCGCGTCACCTTTGACCCGCAGCAAATCGACGCCGCCGGCATCTTCGCCGCCGTGACCCGCATCGGCTACCTGCCGCGCCCCATGAACATCGATGAGGAACAGTGCAGGGCCGAGGGGGAACGCCGTTCCTTGCTGATTCGGTTCGGCACCGCCCTGTTTCTCTCCATGCAGCTCATGGGCTACTCCCTGGCCCTCTACGCCGGCTATTTCCAGGGCATGGACGCCCAGGCGAAACAGATCCTGCACTACTTTTCCGCCGCCGTGGCCACCCCGGTGGTGTTCTATTCCGGCGCGCCCTTCCTACGCGGCGCCGGGCGCAGTCTGCGCAACGGCGCTCCAGGAATGGACCTGCTCATCGCCCTGGGCGTGCTTGCGGCCTACGGCACCAGCCTGCACGCCACCTTTGCCGGAGGCGAAGTCTATTTCGACACCGCCGCCATGATCGTGACCCTGATTCTGGCCGGTCGGCTTTTCGAAGGCGCGGCGCGGCGCCGCCCCCCGCCCCGCCGCGCCCGCCGCCGGCGCCGGCGGGGGGGGGGCCGGGGCGCCGCGGCCCCCCCCCCCCCCCCCCCCGCGACCGGCATCGACCTGCTGCTCAGACTCGCGCCCGAGACGGCGCGGCGCCTGAACGGCGCGCACTTCGAGGAAGTCAGCGCCGCGCGAATCGCGCGTGGCGAGGTACTCGAAGTACGCCCAGGTGAGCGCTTTGCCGTGGATGCCGAGGTGATCGAGGGTGAGACGGAAGTCGACGAGGCGGCCGTGAGCGGCGAACCGCTGCCCGTGTGGCGCAGCCCGGGCGCGCGGGTTGCCGCAGGAACCCTCAATCTCAGTGCGCGCGTGCGCGTGCGGGCCCTCACCACCGCGGCCGATTCCTTCATCGCCCGAGTCACGCGCCTGGTGGAAGAAGCACAAACGCGCCGTGCGCCCATTCAATTGCTGGTCGATCGCATCTGCGCGCTGTTCGTTCCGGCCGTCATGGTGCTGGCACTCGGCACCTTTGTGTTCTGGAGTTGGCATGCCGCCGAAACCTCGCCTCTGCCGGCGGCGGTGGCCGTGCTGGTGATCGCCTGCCCCTGCGCCCTGGGTCTTGCCACACCCATGGCGGTGCTGGTGGCGACCGGGGTCGGCGCGCGCCACGGCATTCTGTTTCGCGGCGGCGACATCCTGGAAAGTTCGGCGCGCCTGGATTTGATCGCCTATGATAAAACCGGGACCCTGACCCAGGGACGCCCGCGCGTGGTTGCGGTCCACCCCGCCACCGGCAGTGAGGACGAACTTTTATCCCTCGCCGCGCAGGCGGAAAGCGGCTCCAATCACCCCCTGGCCCAGGCGGTGGTCGCCGAGGCGCGCCGGCGCGCCCTGGCCTTTCATCCGGCCACGGCGGTGCGCACCCTGCCCGGCCGGGGCCTGGAAGCAGAAACCTCGGCTGGTTGTTTGCGCATCGGCAACGAAGCCTTCCTACAAGCTGCGGGCGTTGTGCTGCCCGAGCCGGCGACAACCGGAGCCGCCACCGCGGTCCATATCGCTCTGGAAGAGCAATACCAGGGGGTCATTCTGCTGGAGGATGCCCTGCGCCCGGAAGCCGCGGCCTGCCTGGAACAACTTAAGGTCATGGGCTTTTCCCAGGTGCTGCTTACGGGAGACACCCCCGCGGCTGCGCGACGCCTGGCCGCGATCCTGCCCCTGGCAGACGCCCACGGCAGTCTGAGTCCGGCGGACAAGGCCGCCTGGATCACCTCCGCGCGTCAATCCGGTCGACGCGTACTGATGGTCGGCGACGGCATCAACGATGCGCCGGCCCTGACCGCCGCCGAGGTCGGCTGTGCCATGGTCGGCGGTACCGACATTGCCCTGGAGAGTTCCGATCTGGTGCTGACGCGCCCCGACCTGCGCCATCTGATCAAGGCGCTGAAGCTGGCACGACGCGCCCGCACCCTGATCCGCCAGAATCTGTTCTGGGCTTTTGCTTACAATCTGGCTGCTCTGCCCCTGGCGGCGACCGGACAACTTACGCCGGTGCATGCCGCCGCCGCCATGGCCTTGAGTTCGGTGTGCGTCGTGGCTAATTCGCTGCGCCTCGGCAACCGCAAAATGTTGCGCGACTCCTGA
- a CDS encoding 4Fe-4S dicluster domain-containing protein: MSTPARAPRLLGPWRRSFQWLLSLAVLVVPFVRIGGESLLRLDVPTLTLHAAGRALPIDALSQVLLLGLSLVLLFLLVTLVLGRAWCGWACPQTTLSDLLEWCEARLARALPQAHSLFRSGAFHLLCLALALLVAANLVWYFVAPYDFFARLMEGRLGWAVGAVLAVVASCVYIDLAFVRRLLCRELCPYGRLQSALVDAATLSLRFDPTSAERCKRCAACVRACPMGIDIRQGEQIECINCARCLDACRKVMAPRHQPGLIRYTLGLENRGLAALLNPRLLLVGAAWLAVSAAFIGTLVLRTPVTLELSRPAAVAARPLDDQVSANFFWALAQNRGASPLDLSLRARIPGGSDLVILGPVENFHLDPAGRRRLDFAVVAPQEQLPSAVELRLEDTQGRTLVRRRAQLLAAPLHKETSAP, from the coding sequence GTGAGCACCCCGGCGCGCGCCCCCCGCCTGCTCGGCCCCTGGCGAAGAAGCTTTCAGTGGCTGCTGAGCCTGGCGGTGCTTGTGGTGCCCTTCGTGCGTATCGGCGGCGAGAGCCTGCTGCGCCTCGACGTACCGACCCTGACCCTGCATGCGGCGGGGCGTGCCCTGCCCATCGACGCGCTGTCGCAGGTGCTTTTGCTCGGGCTGTCCCTGGTGCTGCTCTTTTTGCTGGTGACGCTGGTCCTGGGCCGCGCCTGGTGCGGCTGGGCCTGCCCGCAGACCACCCTGAGCGATCTGCTCGAATGGTGCGAGGCGCGCCTGGCGCGCGCCCTGCCCCAGGCGCATTCGCTGTTTCGCTCCGGGGCCTTTCATCTGCTATGTTTGGCCCTCGCCCTGCTGGTGGCCGCCAATCTGGTGTGGTATTTCGTCGCGCCCTACGATTTTTTCGCGCGCCTGATGGAAGGACGTCTGGGTTGGGCGGTCGGCGCGGTGCTGGCAGTGGTGGCGTCGTGCGTTTATATCGATCTGGCTTTCGTGCGCCGCCTGCTGTGCCGCGAGCTGTGTCCCTATGGACGCCTGCAGAGCGCCCTGGTCGACGCAGCCACCCTCAGCCTGCGCTTTGATCCCACGAGTGCCGAGCGCTGCAAGCGGTGCGCGGCCTGTGTGCGCGCCTGCCCCATGGGCATCGACATTCGCCAAGGCGAGCAGATTGAATGCATCAATTGCGCCCGGTGCCTGGATGCCTGCCGCAAGGTGATGGCGCCCCGGCACCAACCCGGCCTCATCCGCTACACCCTGGGCCTTGAGAACCGGGGGCTCGCCGCCTTGCTCAATCCGCGCCTGCTGCTGGTGGGCGCAGCCTGGTTGGCGGTTTCGGCGGCGTTTATCGGCACCCTGGTGCTGCGCACCCCGGTGACCCTCGAACTGAGCCGGCCCGCCGCGGTCGCCGCGCGCCCCCTCGACGACCAGGTCAGCGCTAACTTTTTTTGGGCCCTGGCCCAGAATCGCGGGGCCAGCCCCCTGGATCTGTCCCTGCGGGCACGCATTCCGGGCGGAAGCGACCTGGTGATCCTGGGGCCGGTGGAAAATTTCCACCTCGACCCCGCGGGGCGCCGCCGCCTGGATTTCGCCGTGGTCGCTCCCCAGGAGCAGTTGCCGAGTGCGGTTGAGCTGCGCCTGGAAGACACTCAAGGGCGCACCCTGGTGCGCCGCCGCGCGCAACTGCTTGCCGCGCCTTTGCATAAGGAGACCTCCGCGCCATGA
- a CDS encoding c-type cytochrome: protein MLENHQHQRPAREFDDGLIEMRSTPVPRYFTFLFYGLIIWAALFMAYYLLSGWSSEGEFQRKMDQHIEQVAAQQPPPGAPATAAAQDLEGARRLYSQHCAACHGASGQGGIGPALDVAQYKYGRDQATVMQSIAQGRPAGMPAYANQFSTAQIESLSQYLIGL, encoded by the coding sequence ATGCTTGAAAATCATCAGCACCAACGTCCGGCGCGTGAATTCGACGACGGCCTCATCGAGATGCGCTCGACTCCCGTGCCGCGCTATTTCACCTTTCTGTTTTACGGCCTGATCATCTGGGCGGCACTGTTCATGGCTTACTACCTGCTGAGCGGCTGGAGTTCCGAGGGAGAATTCCAGCGCAAGATGGACCAGCATATCGAACAGGTCGCCGCCCAGCAGCCGCCGCCCGGCGCACCGGCGACCGCCGCCGCCCAAGACCTGGAAGGAGCGCGCCGGCTTTACTCTCAGCACTGCGCCGCCTGCCACGGCGCCTCCGGCCAGGGTGGCATCGGCCCGGCCCTGGACGTCGCGCAGTACAAATATGGCCGCGACCAGGCGACGGTCATGCAAAGCATCGCCCAGGGGCGACCCGCGGGCATGCCCGCCTACGCCAACCAGTTTTCCACCGCGCAAATCGAGTCCCTGAGCCAGTACCTGATCGGCTTGTGA
- a CDS encoding cbb3-type cytochrome c oxidase subunit 3, giving the protein MDFKGLAYLLIVFGLFVVFAGIVWYVYSGKRRQRMEQPKHRMLDDDEPTP; this is encoded by the coding sequence ATGGATTTCAAGGGCCTAGCCTATCTGCTGATCGTCTTCGGCCTGTTCGTGGTTTTTGCTGGTATTGTCTGGTATGTCTACAGCGGTAAGCGGCGCCAGCGCATGGAGCAGCCCAAACACCGCATGCTCGACGATGACGAACCCACCCCTTGA
- a CDS encoding cbb3-type cytochrome c oxidase subunit II, which translates to MYGSWEIKPSVFLALAAAAILVGTVVTMVLPFAWINTEADRIEGVTPYTPLELAGRDVYIREGCNNCHTQTIRPLVAEVLRYGDYSRAGEFVHDRPHLWGSRRTGPDLARIGGKYPDAWHYQHMADPTSMVPRSNMPAYAFLNAREVDPELIRRKMGVLRFPYTVEQISGLRGKTEMDAIVAYMQKLGTGMEQSVAAVVAAPAVAEENPFADDAQALREGADLYRQHCVACHGAQLQGGIGPSLNALGMGDADLFQVIFNGIVEYGMPAYASLGQERVWKMVGYIQSQQD; encoded by the coding sequence ATGTACGGCTCCTGGGAAATCAAGCCTTCCGTCTTTCTCGCCCTGGCCGCCGCGGCCATCCTGGTGGGTACCGTCGTCACCATGGTGCTGCCCTTTGCCTGGATCAACACCGAAGCCGACCGCATCGAGGGCGTCACCCCCTACACCCCCCTGGAACTGGCGGGCCGCGATGTCTACATCCGCGAGGGCTGCAACAACTGCCACACCCAGACCATCCGTCCCCTGGTCGCCGAGGTACTGCGCTACGGGGATTATTCGCGCGCCGGTGAATTCGTCCATGACCGTCCCCACCTCTGGGGCTCAAGGCGCACCGGTCCGGATCTGGCGCGCATCGGCGGCAAGTATCCCGACGCCTGGCACTACCAGCACATGGCCGACCCAACCTCCATGGTGCCGCGCTCCAACATGCCGGCCTACGCCTTTCTCAACGCCCGCGAGGTTGATCCCGAGCTGATCCGGCGCAAAATGGGCGTGCTGCGCTTTCCCTACACGGTCGAGCAGATCAGCGGCCTGAGGGGCAAAACCGAGATGGATGCCATCGTCGCCTACATGCAAAAGCTCGGCACCGGCATGGAGCAAAGCGTGGCGGCCGTGGTCGCGGCGCCGGCTGTGGCGGAAGAAAATCCCTTCGCCGACGACGCCCAGGCCCTCCGGGAAGGTGCCGATCTCTACCGCCAGCACTGCGTCGCCTGCCACGGCGCCCAACTTCAGGGCGGCATCGGCCCGTCCCTGAACGCCCTGGGCATGGGCGACGCCGATCTGTTTCAGGTCATCTTCAACGGCATCGTCGAATACGGCATGCCGGCCTATGCGTCCCTGGGACAGGAGCGCGTATGGAAGATGGTCGGTTATATCCAGTCGCAACAGGATTAG